Proteins encoded by one window of Salvia splendens isolate huo1 chromosome 5, SspV2, whole genome shotgun sequence:
- the LOC121805096 gene encoding probable esterase D14L — MGIAEEAHNVRVIGSGQQTIVLAHGFGTDQSVWKHLVPHLVDDYRVILYDNMGAGTTNPDYFDFQRYTSLDGYACDVLAILDELQVQSCIYVGHSVSAMIGLIASISRPDLFSKILTISASPRYVNEADYYGGFEQTELIQLFEAMKSNYKAWCDGFAPLCVGGDMESVSVQEFSRTLFNMRPDIALSVAQTIFYSDARPLLRHVTVPCHIIQSVKDLAVPVVVSEYLHQNLGGDSIVEVMSTDGHLPQLSSPEVVMPVLLRHIRYNIAA; from the exons ATGGGAATCGCGGAAGAGGCTCACAATGTTCGCGTGATCGGGTCAGGGCAGCAGACGATCGTGCTCGCGCACGGATTCGGCACGGATCAATCGGTGTGGAAGCATCTTGTGCCGCACTTGGTGGACGATTACCGCGTGATTTTGTACGATAACATGGGCGCCGGCACCACCAATCCGGATTACTTCGATTTCCAGAGGTATACGTCGCTGGATGGCTACGCCTGCGACGTTCTCGCTATTTTGGACGAGCTTCAGGTGCAGTCGTGTATATACGTCGGCCATTCCGTCTCCGCCATGATTGGGCTCATCGCCTCCATCTCCCGCCCCGATCTCTTCTCGAAGATTTTGACTATCTCTGCTTCTCCTAG GTATGTGAACGAGGCGGACTACTACGGCGGATTTGAGCAGACGGAGCTCATACAGTTATTCGAGGCGATGAAATCGAACTACAAGGCATGGTGCGACGGGTTCGCCCCGCTGTGTGTGGGCGGCGACATGGAGTCCGTGTCGGTGCAGGAATTCAGCCGGACTCTCTTCAACATGAGACCGGACATAGCGCTGAGCGTCGCCCAAACCATATTCTACAGCGACGCCAGGCCACTCCTTCGCCACGTCACTGTGCCGTGCCACATCATCCAGAGCGTCAAGGACCTGGCCGTTCCGGTGGTGGTGTCTGAGTACCTCCACCAGAACCTCGGTGGGGACTCCATCGTCGAGGTCATGTCCACCGACGGCCACCTTCCGCAGCTCAGCTCGCCTGAAGTTGTTATGCCCGTGCTGCTTAGGCACATTCGCTATAACATTGCTGCTTGA